The Medicago truncatula cultivar Jemalong A17 chromosome 4, MtrunA17r5.0-ANR, whole genome shotgun sequence genome includes a region encoding these proteins:
- the LOC25492849 gene encoding uncharacterized protein produces the protein MVDLEANQNKQNRKRKQKIHDQPQKPSKLHRSESAQKPQDQQPAKSSTPWNNLQLILCIQDKNLDLNSKLNQAFNFVRSRVDDGAHIDQNCETIKLPRLLGYLNDWILTVLFPPNGKKDWGEGKTPQLDGVEAYMDLRCWEIFKFCLDESLKCRVSLNMSRNLLQTVQFVVRNIMLLLDAFSTSSGEHFKSDETFKLYETALDCVSLVFSSHGGLSNENLDLWVETTGAALGLVQKVYDKNLDGSCVGACALRLLWLVLQPFSKFLRVHPARKGFESFVVKLLEPLLHLSGELHRRVSGSDPIWTGRLVKVIEEVLSHGLFHPVHIDEFLSLHVSEKYVASCDDKPKDSKATIKSYHRHLFDALNEIISRKKAIAMGSLGLIFRLYADSARKFKGTLVVYEGSNTTEKINDLKQPVPGGTSSSNNTSVDIQKSLFNFLVLIMEPLLLEMNACIQAKIDAKLLFSDLCGILKSIGNLLASFMQEKVYVKTEDTSGGACLNFLKKIFNTLIASSTGILCLSNYDTAIMMEMETFILSANEALVAMGYLLEIEYEVIGEDLVNLWLILLSYSAINCNIANAFDQSSLSSTIPALGCQIVNLYSQLRQVQIAILALCKALRLMMTCDGDAEESSSKLLTFLSNDIYSESVERLLSSHKFIHTIYKAMEYIPEGQVSGFIRQITDDISETLRWMKDCSPLVDGNKWRKINLQAELLGRGLSRLYSLVLDSATITEGNSNLVGVAVKELISLLRPYLSNLVLQQPDTICPDTICLDTICKFFTPIIGETVDRAVGKGKVLKKFGRSSQWIFVFFLQLFVSSRSLLRQAISLMPPSLSKKMSVEMGDYSAYSAFELMERADDTDSGFFSWISQPSASLLFVMKLISKFYLKYGSDDSSPLVYIFQSMALQRLVDLDRRIILLTYLQKKHYKSRIKALKEEAAGLASFIMENLACVYQSPVFVSDDVRCEDLVSLAPQINKWNQGIYIANKNSLPIAIWSNLCKNIDIWGKHGSKKQLKEFFSHLLCVSLHRVSSSFPEPDILDDCMLLKRVTLPHISSDLLSDSILFEQKFAHRNLAKIFCSALEESVLPLFRNIACTAVELQSEPNWVEFLSALDNSALVENKEVPVNCSAIQKPVAHSCDDTDVSSRENSSPLTVKSFTDCHQLLNLLSLMSDVNARSFSDIVSCIFNLERLLVNALVYFQSTMYRDYYCEYLRLFVSCRKALRYILAEFIEKTDTIQSSPDSVIFGSSFPVLWLSKSLSVIVGIQEVFSAENISFKSLMFSLMDHTSYALLCIGKHQIIHAFSFDNEAEMPCEEISDHKISHAENHLLSPSEYVDSSKLEALKCLTLMADNLKEHMQNLPVSQKGVRCHVNVGRSLSYENINRLSSAVSCFSGVLWGLTSSLGQTDAKDSGHKEKVLMWKREHGSELNSCIFSFVEVVDFFINKLLNENNQLSESLHDTQNFEKPILNLSLSGTNNLSPECSVSKANSSAGTQKESKRESTCSTSSAIDIVSKIGSDVESMSNPENVNFVASLLATDDSPVPLGLNKPLLQSLVKGDNPEVAILLRQLLIASASLLRLNLLSDDSPLTSSFVPAFIEISQVLLLEFTEMVGVPQQSAFLLLDGVLSYLRELASYFPSTDPTSSNKVYTKLVQIHMRAIGKSILLQGKRATLTLHERQSSTKTLHKGSFEACSSNETYDFCLNELKTRLRVSFKAYIERQSELHLLSMIQAIERALVGVQEGCAVIYDIKTSKDGGEISTLVAAGIDCLDMIIEFVSGRKSLKLIKSHSQSLVSAIFSIIVHLQSPHIFNGNLRCRTVAGTPDPGSAILMCIEVLATVSRKHTLFSMDVGHVGHMLHIPAALFQNFDQHRISKASGPSDSFMVSEEQNYDPAEGVNISHVDHQFTVNLFVACCQLLCTIIRHRPSECKQCVAHLEASVTVLLNCLETVLEKKSIVNEGCFSWEVDEGVKCACFLRRIYEEIKQQKDIFGRQCCLFLSNYISVYSGYGPKRSGIRREIDEALRPGVYALIDACSVDDLQYLHTVFGEGPCRNTLATLQHDYKLNFKYEGKV, from the exons ATGGTCGATTTGGAAGCAAATCAAAACAAGCAGAATCGCAAGCGAAAACAGAAAATCCATGACCAACCCCAAAAACCTTCCAAATTGCATCGTTCTGAGTCTGCTCAGAAGCCTCAGGATCAGCAACCTGCAAAATCTTCCACTCCATGGAACAATCTTCAGTTGATACTCTGCATCCAAGACAAAAACCTTGATCTTAACAG TAAGCTTAATCAAGCATTCAATTTTGTGCGTTCGAGAGTGGACGATGGTGCTCACATTGATCAGAATTGTGAAACTATAAAACTACCAAGACTACTAGGTTATCTTAATGATTGGATCTTGACAGTTTTGTTCCCTCCAAATGGGAAGAAAGACTGGGGTGAAGGAAAAACGCCCCAGCTTGACGGAGTCGAGGCATATATGGATCTTCGTTGTTGGGAGATTTTCAAGTTCTGCTTGGATGAGTCTTTGAAGTGTCGCGTCTCTTTGAATATGTCGCGGAATCTTCTACAGACTGTTCAATTTGTTGTCAGAAATATTATGTTGCTGCTAGATGCCTTCTCTACCAGTTCAGGAGAGCATTTTAAATCTGATGAAACGTTTAAATTATACGAGACCGCTCTTGATTGTGTTTCGTTGGTGTTCTCCTCCCATGGTGGGTTGTCAAATGAAAATTTGGATTTATGGGTTGAAACGACTGGGGCAGCGCTTGGGCTCGTCCAAAAAGTGTATGACAAGAACCTTGACGGAAGTTGTGTGGGTGCTTGTGCATTACGCCTTTTGTGGTTGGTGCTTCAGCCCTTCTCCAAGTTTTTGAGGGTCCATCCAGCTAGGAAAGGATTTGAAAGTTTTGTGGTTAAACTTCTTGAGCCATTGCTGCATTTGTCAGGTGAGTTGCATCGTCGGGTTAGTGGAAGTGATCCTATTTGGACAGGGAGATTAGTGAAGGTGATAGAAGAAGTTCTTTCTCATGGACTTTTTCATCCAGTTCATattgatgaatttttaagcttacaTGTTTCAGAAAAGTATGTAGCTTCATGTGATGATAAACCAAAAGATTCTAAAGCAACTATTAAGAGTTATCATAGACATTTGTTTGATGCGCTGAACGAAATTATATCCAGAAAGAAAGCTATAGCAATGGGTAGCTTAGGTTTGATATTTCGCTTGTATGCTGATTCCGCAAGAAAGTTCAAGGGAACTTTAGTTGTGTATGAAGGGAGCAATACAACAgagaaaataaatgatttaaagCAACCAGTGCCAGGAGGAACTAGTAGCTCCAATAATACTTCTGTCGATATTCAAAAAtccctttttaattttttggtactGATTATGGAGCCTCTTTTGCTTGAAATGAATGCATGTATCCAAGCTAAAATAGATGCCAAGCTCCTTTTTTCTGACCTTTGTGGTATACTGAAGTCTATTGGTAATTTGCTTGCTAGTTTTATGCAAGAGAAAGTATATGTGAAAACAGAGGACACATCTGGAGGAGCTTGTCTTAATttcttgaagaaaatatttaatacaTTGATAGCTAGTTCCACTGGTATACTCTGCTTGTCCAACTATGATACAGCTATCATGATGGAGATggaaacatttattttatcagCTAACGAGGCGTTAGTTGCAATGGGCTATCTTTTGGAAATTGAGTATGAAGTTATTGGAGAAGATTTGGTGAATTTATGGCTTATTTTGTTATCATACTCTGCCATCAACTGTAATATAGCAAATGCTTTTGATCAAAGCTCATTATCTTCAACTATTCCTGCATTGGGGTGCCAAATAGTTAATCTGTACAGTCAACTTCGTCAG GTACAAATTGCCATTTTAGCATTGTGCAAAGCGCTAAGGCTCATGATGACTTGTGATGGTGATGCTGAAGAAAGTTCTTCTAAGTTATTGACATTTCTGTCTAATGATATTTATTCCGAATCAGTTGAAAGGCTGTTATCTTCACATAAGTTCATCCACACCATCTATAAAGCCATGGAATATATTCCAGAAGGGCAAGTGAGTGGGTTTATTAGACAGATAACAGATGATATATCTGAAACTCTTAGGTGGATGAAAGACTGCTCTCCATTGGTTGATGGAAACAAATGGCGAAAGATTAATCTGCAGGCAGAACTCTTGGGTAGAGGGCTCTCCAGACTGTATTCTTTAGTGCTTGATTCAGCCACTATAACTGAAGGCAATAGCAATCTTGTCGGAGTTGCTGTTAAAGAACTTATTTCATTATTGCGTCCCTACTTGAGTAATCTAGTTCTACAACAACCAGATACTATATGCCCAGATACTATTTGCCTAGATACTATTTGCAAGTTTTTTACGCCTATTATAGGAGAAACTGTTGATCGGGCTGTTGGAAAGGGCAAGGTTTTGAAGAAATTTGGTAGGTCCAGTCAATggatctttgttttctttttgcagTTGTTTGTGTCCAGCCGAAGCTTGCTTAGGCAAGCAATCAGCCTTATGCCTCCTagcttgtcaaaaaaaatgtctGTCGAGATGGGGGATTACTCAGCATATTCTGCCTTTGAGTTGATGGAGAGGGCTGATGATACTGACAGTGGTTTCTTCTCGTGGATTTCCCAACCTTCTGCTTCCCTcctttttgttatgaaattaatttcaaaattctatCTAAAGTATGGCTCCGATGATTCTTCTCCTTTGGTTTATATATTTCAGTCTATGGCTCTTCAGAGGCTTGTTGACTTGGATAGACGCATTATATTGTTGACGTATTTGCAAAAGAAGCATTACAAATCACGAATCAAGGCCCTGAAGGAAGAGGCTGCTGGACTTGCTAGTTTTATTATGGAAAACTTAGCATGTGTGTACCAATCCCCAGTCTTTGTTTCTGATGATGTAAGGTGCGAAGATTTAGTTTCTTTGGCTCCTCAAATCAACAAATGGAATCAAGGAATTTATATTGCTAACAAAAATTCGTTGCCGATAGCCATTTGGTCAAATCTCTGCAAAAACATTGATATTTGGGGAAAACATGGTTCCAAGAAGCAGTTGAAAGAATTCTTCTCACATTTACTTTGTGTTTCCCTTCATCGTGTATCAAGCAGTTTTCCAGAGCCAGACATTCTAGATGACTGTATGCTGCTCAAGAGAGTCACTTTACCGCATATATCATCAGACCTTCTAAGTGATTCAATTTTGTTTGAACAAAAG TTTGCCCACAGGAATCTTGCCAAAATCTTTTGCAGTGCTTTAGAGGAATCCGTGTTACCATTGTTTAGAAACATTGCATGTACTGCAGTCGAGCTTCAATCAGAACCTAACTGGGTTGAGTTCTTAAGTGCCCTCGACAACTCAGCACTTGTCGAAAATAAAGAGGTTCCAGTTAACTGTTCTGCAATTCAAAAACCAGTCGCTCATTCATGTGACGATACAGATGTCAGCAGCAGAGAAAATTCCTCCCCTCTTACTGTCAAGAGTTTTACAGATTGCCACCAGTTGCTTAATCTCCTATCTTTGATGTCAGATGTAAATGCAAGATCTTTTTCAGATATTGTGTCTTGTATTTTCAACCTTGAAAG GCTTCTTGTAAATGCCTTGGTATATTTTCAGAGCACAATGTACCGGGACTATTATTGTGAATATTTGAGGTTGTTTGTCTCTTGCCGGAAGGCCTTAAGGTATATATTAGCGGAATTTATTGAGAAGACAGACACCATTCAATCCTCGCCAGACTCGGTTATTTTTGGAAGTTCATTTCCTGTTTTGTGGCTTTCGAAGTCATTATCTGTGATTGTTGGAATTCAAGAGGTATTCTCAgcagaaaatatttcatttaaatcTCTAATGTTTTCTTTAATGGATCACACGTCATATGCCTTGTTGTGCATTGGTAAACATCAAATTATCCAtgctttttcttttgataacgAAGCTGAGATGCCTTGTGAAGAGATCTCTGATCACAAAATTAGCCATGCAGAGAATCATTTGCTTTCACCTTCTGAGTATGTAGATTCTTCCAAGCTTGAGGCATTGAAGTGTTTAACCTTAATGGCTGACAATTTAAAAGAGCATATGCAAAACTTGCCTGTTTCTCAAAAGGGTGTACGTTGCCATGTCAACGTGGGACGCAGTCTTTCGTACGAAAACATTAATAGATTGTCTTCTGCAGTTTCGTGCTTTAGTGGAGTCTTGTGGGGCCTAACATCTTCACTGGGTCAAACAGATGCTAAAGATAGTGGTCATAAAGAAAAAGTGTTGATGTGGAAACGTGAGCATGGCTCTGAACTAAATAGctgtatattttcttttgtcgAAGTTGTTGATTTCTTCATAAACAAATTGCTCAATGAGAATAATCAACTCTCCGAAAGTTTACATGATACCCAGAATTTTGAGAAGCCAATCTTAAACTTATCTCTGTCTGGTACAAATAATTTGTCACCTGAATGCTCAGTTTCTAAGGCTAATAGCTCAGCTGGAACACAAAAAGAATCTAAAAGGGAATCTACTTGCTCCACTTCATCAGCAATTGATATTGTCTCCAAAATTGGCAGTGATGTTGAAAGTATGTCAAATCCAGAAAATGTAAACTTCGTTGCTAGTCTTTTGGCTACGGATGATTCCCCGGTGCCATTGGGTTTGAATAAACCTTTGTTACAAAGCTTGGTAAAAGGTGATAATCCTGAAGTAGCTATTTTACTAAGACAACTGTTAATAGCTTCTGCGTCTCTCTTGAGGCTAAATTTGCTGTCGGATGATTCGCCGTTGACTTCAAGTTTTGTGCCTGCTTTTATTGAAATCTCACAAGTCTTGTTATTAGAATTTACAGAGATGGTTGGAGTCCCACAACAATCTGCTTTTCTTTTGTTAGATGGTGTTCTCAGCTATTTGAGAGAATTAGCAAGTTATTTTCCTTCCACTGATCCTACCTCATCGAATAAAGTTTATACAAAATTAGTACAAATTCACATGAGGGCAATAGGCAAGTCTATATTGTTGCAAGGAAAAAGGGCAACACTAACCTTGCATGAAAGACAGTCAAGTACAAAGACACTACATAAAGGATCATTTGAAGCTTGTTCTTCTAATGAAACATATGACTTTTGCTTGAACGAATTGAAAACTAGGCTGCGGGTGTCGTTCAAAGCATATATAGAGAGGCAGTCAGAGTTGCATCTTTTGTCTATGATACAGGCCATTGAGAGAGCCCTAGTTGGGGTACAAGAAGGATGTGCTGTAATCTATGACATAAAAACAAGTAAAGATGGGGGTGAAATTTCGACGCTTGTGGCAGCTGGCATTGATTGCTTGGACATGATTATTGAATTTGTTTCAG GTCGGAAAAGCTTGAAGCTGATCAAAAGCCACAGTCAGAGCTTAGTATCTGCTATTTTCAGCATTATTGTGCATTTACAGAGCCCACATATATTTAATGGTAACTTGAGATGTAGAACTGTTGCGGGTACTCCCGATCCAGGGTCAGCCATTCTCATGTGTATTGAAGTGCTAGCGACAGTCTCAAGGAAGCATACTCTATTCTCAATGGATGTGGGGCATGTGGGACACATGTTACATATCCCTGCAGCACTCTTTCAAAATTTCGATCAGCATAGAATTTCTAAAGCTTCTGGTCCATCAGATTCATTCATGGTCTCAGAAGAGCAAAATTATGATCCAGCAGAGGGAGTGAATATCAGTCATGTAGATCACCAATTCACAGTTAACCTATTTGTTGCATGTTGTCAACTATTGTGTACCATTATAAGGCATCGCCCAAG TGAGTGCAAGCAATGTGTTGCCCATCTTGAAGCTTCTGTTACTGTTCTTCTTAATTGCTTGGAGACTGTTTTAGAAAAGAAATCCATTGTGAATGAAGGTTGCTTTTCTTGGGAAGTAGACGAGGGAGTGAAATGTGCTTGTTTTCTTCGAAGAATTTATGAAGAG ATAAAACAGCAAAAGGATATATTTGGTCGGCAATGTTGTCTGTTTTTATCGAACTACATATCGGTATATTCAGGATATGGTCCCAAAAGAAGTGGTATTAGAAG AGAAATAGATGAAGCTTTAAGACCGGGTGTCTATGCTTTGATAGATGCTTGCTCAGTTGATGATCTTCAATATCTTCATACTGTTTTTGGAG AGGGACCTTGCAGAAATACCTTGGCAACTCTTCAACATGATTACAAACTCAATTTCAAATATGAAGGAAAAGTGTGA
- the LOC25492850 gene encoding probable alkaline/neutral invertase B: protein MDRPLGRCATLSAAFFSALNKTEENSSSNQVDNPNDKADSLLQNSVPMINEAWESLRRSMLYLNGDPVGTIAALDSSNEKLNYDQVFVRDFVPSALAFLMNKEYGIVKKFLEMTLRLQNERKVIDRFHLSAGVMPASFKVKREAGKNHESVVPDFGGSAIGRVAPVDSGFWWIILLRAYTKSTGDTSLADSDACQEGMRLILNLCLSEGFDTFPTLLCTDGCCMIDRRMGLYGYPIEIQALFYMALKCAMHLLKQDKQGNEFLDRILFRLNALSYHLRNYFWLDLKQLNDVYRYKTEEYSHTAVNKFNVMPDSLPDWIFDFMPHRGGYFIGNVSPARMDFRWFCLGNCIAILSCLATPEQSTAIMDLIESRWDELIGEMPAKVCYPALENHEWRIITGCDPKNTRWSYHNGGSWPVLLWLLTAASIKTGRQKIAEHALKIAETRLLKDNWPEYYDGKLGRCIGKQARKCQTWSVAGYLVAKLMMEDPLHLRMVAFEEDKLLSPQHRRSKSCPW from the exons ATGGATCGACCATTGGGTCGATGTGCAACACTGTCTGCAGCATTCTTTTCCGCATTGAATAAAACTGAGGAGAACTCTTCTTCTAACCAGGTGGACAATCCCAATGATAAGGCAGATTCTCTTCTGCAAAACTCAGTTCCAATGATTAATGAAGCTTGGGAATCTCTGAGGCGCTCCATGCTATATTTGAATGGTGATCCGGTCGGTACAATTGCTGCTTTGGATAGTTCTAATGAGAAACTTAATTATGATCAG GTGTTTGTAAGAGACTTTGTGCCAAGTGCTCTGGCTTTCCTGATGAACAAGGAATATGGCATTGTTAAAAAGTTTCTCGAAATGACTCTTCGCCTTCAAAATGAGCGGAAAGTTATTGATAGGTTTCACCTATCAGCAGGTGTAATGCCAGCTAGCTTTAAGGTGAAACGTGAAGCAGGAAAGAACCATGAATCCGTGGTTCCTGACTTTGGTGGAAGTGCAATAGGCAGGGTTGCTCCTGTTGATTCTGGATTTTGGTGGATTATATTACTTCGTGCTTACACAAAGTCTACAGGAGACACTTCCTTGGCTGATAGCGATGCTTGTCAAGAGGGTATGCGCCTGATTCTGAATTTATGCCTTTCAGAAGGATTTGACACTTTTCCAACTCTGCTATGTACTGATGGATGCTGTATGATTGATCGCAGAATG GGTCTGTATGGTTATCCAATTGAAATTCAAGCACTGTTCTACATGGCTTTAAAGTGTGCTATGCATTTGCTTAAGCAAGATAAGCAAGGGAATGAGTTTCTAGATCGAATTCTGTTCCGCTTGAATGCCTTAAGCTATCATCTGAGAAACTATTTTTGGTTGGATTTAAAGCAACTTAACGATGTATATCGATACAAAACAGAAGAGTACTCACATACTGCAGTAAACAAGTTTAATGTGATGCCTGATTCTCTACCTGATTGGATTTTTGATTTCATGCCTCATCGTGGTGGTTACTTCATTGGTAATGTGAGTCCTGCTAGGATGGATTTTCGTTGGTTTTGCCTTGGTAATTGCATTGCAATTTTGTCATGTTTGGCTACTCCTGAGCAATCCACTGCAATCATGGATCTCATAGAATCACGCTGGGATGAATTAATCGGTGAGATGCCAGCTAAAGTTTGTTATCCTGCACTTGAAAATCATGAGTGGAGGATCATAACAGGCTGTGACCCCAAAAATACTAGATGGAGTTACCATAATGGAGGATCTTGGCCAGTTCTTTTATGGCTTCTCACCGCGGCTTCGATCAAGACTGGAAGACAGAAGATTGCAGAACACGCACTTAAAATTGCTGAGACCAGATTGCTGAAGGACAATTGGCCCGAATATTATGATGGAAAGCTAGGTAGATGTATTGGGAAGCAAGCTAGGAAATGCCAAACTTGGTCTGTTGCTGGTTACTTAGTTGCTAAGCTGATGATGGAGGATCCATTACATTTGCGTATGGTGGCCTTCGAGGAAGATAAACTCCTAAGTCCTCAACACAGAAGATCAAAATCATGCCCATGGTGA